The proteins below are encoded in one region of Patescibacteria group bacterium:
- a CDS encoding TraM recognition domain-containing protein, producing the protein MIKNLPFNSSSIPYDIVLIALILGILLVLIYWLILFFLHRSSFKHRLIWSLNMALVEITLPHQEAEKDQTKTFKDIISVMEEFYSGMIAIKDMKGSWFEDNPYFVLEIGLPANGTEVSFFSAVPRAKIQIFEKHLHALFPSAKLREVKDDYNIFRYEGENAGAIGSLSTYDVLPIKTYDKFNADPLSTIINTFSKLKKEGEGAALQLVVSPAPNTFLLKKVKSTLDKVRKGETLSKAMSKEGWLDAVFSLIDEIILGNTPKKKDENKDPITADEEIKKLLEEKASRHILSSNIRLIASSRDKGKAESILNEIESAFLQFSAPHGNSLKFKRLKGKALRNLFLEFSFRLFNKKMIIPLNTAELTSIFHFPVGITSSPHLKQARLNEAPAPQNMPEDGVVVGENNFHGDKNLVYIGEDDRRRHLYIIGQTGTGKTSLMKNMIAQDIKEGRGVCYIDPHGSDIEDILSIIPKERIEDVIYFDPANTAMPMGLNMLEYDPLYPDQKTFVVNELLGIFNKLFDMKVAGGPMFEQYFRNATMLAIDDPKSTATLIDISRVLSDKDFRDRKIAACLNPVVKSFWRDVAEKAGGEASLSNIVPYITSKFDTFISNDVMRPILVQKNSSFNFRRIMDDQKILLINLSKGRLGDLNSNLLGLIIVGKILMASLSRVNMPERERKDFYLYIDEFQNVTTDSISTILSEARKYHLDLIVANQFIGQIEENIRKAIFGNVGSIASFRVGAEDAEFLKTQFEPTFSARDLINIDNYNAYVKLLVNGQPAKPFNLKTFAFKNGDYQLPEKIKEFSSLKYGRPRNLIEMEINENYK; encoded by the coding sequence ATGATAAAAAATTTACCATTTAATTCATCTTCCATTCCATACGACATTGTGCTTATTGCCTTAATATTGGGAATACTTTTAGTATTAATATATTGGTTGATTTTATTCTTTCTTCATCGTTCAAGTTTCAAGCACCGCCTGATATGGTCTCTGAATATGGCTCTGGTGGAGATCACACTCCCCCACCAAGAAGCAGAAAAAGACCAGACAAAAACATTCAAAGACATCATCTCCGTAATGGAGGAATTCTATTCAGGCATGATTGCGATAAAAGATATGAAAGGATCATGGTTTGAAGATAACCCGTATTTTGTTTTAGAGATCGGACTACCAGCAAACGGGACAGAAGTTTCATTCTTCTCCGCCGTGCCAAGAGCCAAAATACAAATTTTTGAAAAACACCTTCACGCGCTTTTTCCAAGCGCGAAATTAAGAGAGGTTAAAGATGATTATAATATATTCAGATATGAAGGAGAAAATGCCGGCGCGATCGGTTCTCTTTCAACTTATGATGTTCTGCCGATAAAAACATATGATAAGTTTAATGCCGATCCGCTCTCTACAATCATCAACACTTTTTCAAAATTGAAAAAAGAAGGAGAAGGAGCCGCGCTTCAACTCGTAGTTTCACCCGCGCCAAACACTTTTCTTCTTAAAAAAGTAAAATCAACTCTTGATAAAGTCAGAAAAGGAGAAACTCTAAGCAAAGCTATGTCTAAAGAAGGGTGGCTTGACGCCGTCTTCAGCCTTATTGATGAAATAATTTTAGGGAATACTCCTAAGAAAAAAGACGAGAATAAAGACCCGATAACCGCAGACGAAGAAATAAAAAAACTCCTTGAAGAGAAAGCGTCACGCCATATATTATCATCAAATATACGCCTCATCGCCTCTTCGCGCGACAAAGGCAAAGCCGAATCAATTTTAAATGAAATAGAAAGCGCGTTTCTGCAATTTAGCGCTCCTCACGGAAATAGTCTAAAATTCAAGAGATTAAAAGGTAAAGCCTTAAGAAACTTATTTTTGGAATTCTCTTTTCGTCTTTTTAATAAAAAAATGATTATCCCTTTAAATACGGCTGAGTTAACCAGCATTTTCCATTTCCCAGTCGGGATAACTTCTTCTCCGCACTTAAAGCAAGCCAGGCTAAACGAAGCGCCTGCGCCTCAAAATATGCCGGAAGATGGAGTTGTGGTTGGTGAGAACAATTTCCACGGGGACAAAAACCTTGTCTATATTGGGGAAGATGACAGACGGAGGCATTTATACATTATAGGACAAACTGGCACCGGAAAGACAAGTCTAATGAAAAATATGATTGCGCAAGATATTAAAGAAGGAAGAGGCGTCTGTTATATAGACCCGCATGGCTCAGATATAGAAGATATTTTAAGTATAATACCGAAAGAAAGAATTGAAGATGTAATCTACTTTGACCCGGCAAATACTGCGATGCCGATGGGTCTCAACATGCTTGAGTATGACCCTCTCTATCCGGACCAGAAAACTTTCGTGGTAAACGAACTATTGGGGATATTCAATAAGCTGTTTGATATGAAAGTCGCCGGAGGACCGATGTTTGAACAATACTTCAGGAACGCGACAATGCTTGCAATAGACGACCCCAAGTCAACGGCAACTCTTATTGATATATCCAGAGTCTTATCAGACAAAGATTTCCGTGACAGAAAAATCGCCGCCTGCCTTAACCCTGTGGTAAAATCATTTTGGCGCGATGTGGCGGAGAAAGCCGGCGGTGAAGCCTCTCTTTCAAATATTGTTCCTTATATCACAAGCAAGTTTGACACATTCATATCAAACGATGTTATGAGGCCGATATTAGTCCAGAAAAATTCTTCTTTCAACTTCAGAAGAATAATGGACGACCAAAAAATACTCCTCATTAACCTATCCAAAGGACGGCTTGGCGATCTAAATTCAAATCTTCTAGGGCTTATAATTGTCGGCAAAATCTTGATGGCTTCCCTCTCTCGAGTAAATATGCCGGAGAGAGAACGTAAGGACTTCTACCTATACATAGACGAATTCCAAAATGTCACTACAGATTCAATATCAACCATATTGTCAGAGGCCAGAAAATATCATCTTGACCTTATCGTCGCCAACCAATTCATAGGACAGATTGAGGAAAATATCAGGAAAGCGATATTCGGCAATGTCGGCTCTATCGCCTCTTTCCGAGTGGGTGCCGAAGACGCGGAATTCCTCAAAACGCAATTTGAGCCGACTTTCTCTGCACGCGATCTTATAAACATTGATAATTACAATGCGTATGTAAAACTGCTTGTAAACGGACAACCAGCCAAGCCATTCAACTTAAAAACATTTGCATTTAAGAATGGAGATTATCAATTGCCGGAAAAAATAAAAGAATTCTCAAGTCTTAAATATGGCAGGCCGAGAAATCTTATAGAGATGGAGATAAATGAAAATTATAAATAA
- a CDS encoding ATP cone domain-containing protein, whose protein sequence is MVKGVEATKNVSKLIKSIKKRDGKIVPFDINRISSAVGKAMKSTGEGGEFDAHRIAEKVVLYLYKTNIKNKYFIPTVEEVQDTVERELIWEDFADTAKAYIIYRDRRAQVRAQESQVPENVKKLTEESSKYFKNQLAEFIFYRTYARWVESEGRRETWIETVDRYIDFMKENLKGKLSDVEYKEVREAILRQDAMPSMRLFQFAGKPARETNVCAYNCSFIAPSRLQDFGEIMYILMCGTGLGFSVESRNVQALPQIKEQSGKKLPVYVIADSKEGWADAIVHGMKTWFDGNDVEFDYSKLRPAGARLKTFGGRSSGPDPLRQVLEFTREKILKKQGRRLLNIDVHDIVCKIGEVVVSGGVRRSALISLSDLDDVEMRDAKKGQFYLAEPHRMLANNSAVYLEKPSNEEFMDEWVALMKSRSGERGIFNRGGLLKTIPERRIKVLGGHINDLGVNPCGEIILQPRQFCNLSEIVARAIDDEKSLLKKMKIAVILGTYQSTLTNFKYLSKEWKENCEKERLLGISITGQWDCPAVRDGKVLEKLKNEAVRLNKIYAKKFGVNQSTSITCIKPSGTLSQLVDSSSGMHPRHAKYYIRRVRISATDPLFKMMKDQKFPYKPEVGQNMDEAHTFVLEFPVKAPSGSIFKDDMNAIEQLEHWKMVKNYYTEHNPSVTISVGENEWLGVSNWLYENWDLVGGLSFLPREDHVYLLAPYEAISKERYEEMVNKLGKIDFSRIVLHEAQDNTEVKKELACAAGTCEI, encoded by the coding sequence ATGGTTAAAGGAGTTGAGGCCACAAAAAACGTTTCCAAACTTATAAAAAGCATAAAGAAACGCGACGGGAAGATTGTCCCTTTTGATATTAACAGGATTTCAAGTGCCGTGGGCAAAGCGATGAAATCTACCGGTGAGGGAGGAGAGTTTGACGCTCATAGAATAGCTGAAAAGGTAGTTCTTTATCTATATAAAACCAATATTAAGAATAAGTATTTCATCCCTACTGTGGAGGAAGTCCAAGATACTGTGGAAAGGGAGCTTATCTGGGAAGATTTTGCCGATACTGCCAAGGCTTATATTATTTATCGCGACAGGAGGGCGCAAGTGCGCGCGCAAGAATCGCAGGTTCCTGAAAATGTGAAGAAGCTTACGGAAGAAAGCAGTAAATATTTTAAAAATCAATTGGCGGAATTTATTTTCTATAGAACTTATGCCAGATGGGTTGAAAGTGAAGGAAGAAGAGAGACGTGGATTGAAACTGTTGACCGCTATATTGATTTTATGAAAGAGAATTTAAAAGGCAAACTTAGCGATGTTGAATATAAAGAAGTGAGAGAAGCGATATTAAGGCAAGATGCGATGCCATCTATGAGGCTGTTTCAATTTGCCGGCAAGCCGGCGCGTGAGACGAACGTTTGCGCTTACAACTGTTCATTTATCGCTCCTTCAAGATTGCAGGACTTCGGAGAGATTATGTATATTTTAATGTGTGGAACAGGTCTTGGTTTTTCTGTTGAGAGCAGGAATGTTCAAGCATTACCGCAGATAAAAGAACAAAGCGGTAAGAAACTTCCGGTATATGTTATTGCTGATAGTAAAGAAGGCTGGGCTGATGCTATTGTTCATGGGATGAAAACTTGGTTTGATGGGAATGATGTTGAGTTTGATTATTCAAAGTTGCGGCCAGCCGGAGCAAGGCTTAAGACTTTTGGAGGAAGATCATCCGGTCCTGATCCATTAAGACAGGTGCTTGAGTTTACCCGCGAGAAGATATTGAAGAAACAGGGCAGGAGGCTCTTAAATATAGATGTGCATGATATTGTATGCAAAATAGGCGAAGTGGTTGTTTCGGGCGGAGTGAGAAGAAGCGCCTTGATATCACTCTCAGACCTTGATGATGTGGAAATGCGAGACGCAAAGAAAGGACAGTTTTATCTGGCAGAACCACATAGAATGCTTGCGAATAATTCCGCTGTTTATTTAGAAAAGCCAAGCAATGAAGAGTTTATGGATGAATGGGTGGCTCTTATGAAGAGTCGTTCCGGCGAAAGGGGCATATTCAATAGAGGGGGGTTATTAAAAACTATTCCGGAAAGACGTATTAAGGTTTTAGGAGGACATATTAATGACTTGGGGGTTAATCCTTGCGGAGAGATAATTCTTCAACCAAGGCAATTTTGCAACCTTTCTGAAATAGTGGCGCGCGCCATAGATGATGAGAAAAGTCTTTTAAAGAAGATGAAGATCGCGGTTATTTTAGGGACTTATCAGTCTACTCTCACAAATTTTAAATATCTTTCTAAAGAATGGAAAGAAAATTGCGAGAAAGAACGGTTGCTTGGCATTTCTATTACCGGCCAGTGGGATTGCCCGGCTGTCCGTGACGGAAAAGTGTTAGAAAAGCTTAAAAATGAAGCGGTCAGATTAAATAAAATATATGCCAAAAAGTTTGGCGTGAATCAATCCACTTCCATTACTTGCATTAAACCGTCAGGCACACTTTCTCAGCTTGTGGATTCTTCATCAGGAATGCATCCAAGGCACGCAAAGTATTATATAAGGCGTGTAAGGATTTCAGCTACAGATCCTTTATTTAAAATGATGAAAGATCAGAAGTTCCCATATAAGCCGGAAGTCGGCCAGAATATGGACGAAGCTCATACTTTCGTTTTAGAGTTTCCTGTTAAGGCGCCATCAGGGTCTATTTTTAAAGATGATATGAATGCGATAGAGCAATTGGAACACTGGAAGATGGTGAAGAATTATTATACAGAGCATAATCCTTCAGTGACTATCTCTGTGGGGGAGAATGAATGGCTTGGAGTCTCTAACTGGCTTTATGAGAATTGGGATCTTGTAGGTGGTTTATCGTTCCTGCCGAGGGAAGATCATGTCTACTTACTCGCTCCTTATGAAGCTATTAGTAAAGAAAGATATGAAGAGATGGTAAATAAGCTAGGGAAGATTGATTTTTCAAGAATCGTGTTGCATGAGGCGCAGGATAACACTGAAGTAAAAAAAGAGCTTGCATGCGCCGCAGGTACTTGCGAGATATAG
- a CDS encoding MerR family DNA-binding transcriptional regulator, which produces MKRRMGIKYLTIKEASLLLGVSPQTLRIWDEIGKFEAKRDSKNNYRIYRIPEIESFIKKNNFKISTNKRLIIDE; this is translated from the coding sequence ATGAAAAGACGCATGGGGATAAAGTATCTTACAATCAAAGAGGCCTCGCTTCTTTTAGGAGTATCTCCACAGACTTTAAGAATATGGGACGAAATCGGAAAATTCGAAGCAAAAAGAGACTCAAAAAATAATTATCGCATTTATAGAATCCCTGAAATAGAATCCTTTATAAAGAAAAATAATTTCAAAATATCAACAAACAAAAGACTCATTATTGATGAATAA
- a CDS encoding rubrerythrin, with protein sequence MLSNIPINLDEVKKEDIDKEILRVAIIAELDAVSLYEQLAANTQSEDIKKVLLDVAKEEKTHVGEFQTLLLGIDKEQERELEEGRKEVEEELK encoded by the coding sequence ATGCTATCAAACATACCTATAAATTTAGATGAAGTTAAAAAAGAGGATATAGATAAAGAGATACTTAGAGTGGCGATAATTGCCGAGCTTGATGCTGTTAGTTTATATGAACAGCTTGCCGCCAATACTCAAAGTGAAGATATTAAGAAAGTCCTGCTTGACGTGGCAAAAGAAGAGAAGACACATGTAGGCGAATTTCAAACATTGCTTTTAGGTATTGATAAAGAGCAAGAAAGAGAGCTTGAAGAAGGCAGGAAAGAGGTTGAAGAAGAATTAAAATAA
- a CDS encoding redoxin domain-containing protein, which yields MENLINKKVTDMEFEVYQNEDTKKVRLADYKGKWVALVFYPADFTFVCPTELEELANSYDLFKKEGAEIISVSTDTVFVHKAWHDNSPAIKKIKYPMAADPTGNLSREFGAYIEEEGLALRGSFLINPEGIVKAYEIHDNSVGRSARELLRKLQAAKFVAEHSGNVCPASWEPGKDTLKPGMDLVGKI from the coding sequence ATGGAGAATCTAATTAATAAAAAAGTAACTGATATGGAGTTTGAAGTGTATCAAAATGAAGACACAAAGAAGGTAAGATTAGCGGATTATAAAGGCAAGTGGGTGGCGCTGGTCTTTTATCCTGCGGATTTTACTTTTGTATGTCCGACAGAGCTTGAAGAGCTCGCCAATAGTTATGATCTTTTTAAGAAAGAAGGCGCGGAGATTATTTCGGTAAGCACTGATACGGTTTTTGTTCACAAGGCGTGGCATGACAATTCACCGGCTATTAAAAAGATTAAATACCCTATGGCGGCTGATCCTACAGGTAATCTCTCTAGGGAGTTTGGTGCATATATAGAAGAGGAGGGGCTTGCTCTAAGAGGAAGTTTCCTTATCAATCCAGAGGGCATAGTGAAGGCTTATGAGATTCATGACAACAGTGTCGGTAGGAGTGCTAGAGAGCTTCTGCGCAAGCTTCAGGCGGCAAAGTTTGTAGCAGAGCACTCTGGAAATGTGTGTCCGGCAAGTTGGGAACCGGGCAAGGATACTCTAAAGCCGGGAATGGACTTGGTGGGGAAGATATAA
- a CDS encoding Fe-Mn family superoxide dismutase — protein MKYETKNFEALIGTEGFSDTLLKNHFTLYEGYVANFNKLNDILIAMEKEDKFGSPEFAELNRRFGWEFNGMRLHELYFGNISKVGKEINKNADLYKKIEEEWGSYDMWEKDFRSMGAMRGIGWVILYYDKESGRLFNVWVNEHDVGHLSGATPLLVMDVFEHAFLTDYGLKRADYIANFMKVIDWNTVESRLR, from the coding sequence ATGAAATACGAAACAAAAAATTTTGAAGCACTTATCGGAACAGAGGGTTTCAGTGATACTCTTTTGAAAAATCATTTTACTCTTTACGAAGGATATGTGGCCAATTTTAATAAATTGAATGATATTCTTATTGCTATGGAAAAGGAAGATAAATTCGGCTCGCCGGAATTTGCGGAATTAAACAGAAGATTTGGGTGGGAATTTAACGGTATGAGACTTCACGAACTTTACTTTGGTAATATTTCAAAAGTGGGCAAAGAAATAAATAAAAATGCAGATCTCTATAAGAAAATTGAAGAAGAGTGGGGTTCTTATGATATGTGGGAGAAAGATTTTCGTTCAATGGGCGCGATGAGGGGGATCGGCTGGGTAATCTTGTACTATGATAAAGAGAGCGGAAGATTGTTTAATGTCTGGGTAAACGAACATGATGTTGGACACTTGTCTGGCGCTACGCCTCTTCTTGTGATGGATGTATTTGAACATGCTTTTCTCACGGACTATGGTTTAAAGCGGGCAGATTATATCGCGAACTTTATGAAGGTGATAGATTGGAATACTGTTGAATCAAGATTGCGATAA
- the lepA gene encoding translation elongation factor 4, which yields METKNIRNFSIIAHIDHGKSTLADRLIDKTNAVEKRKMREQVLDVMELERERGITIKMQPVRMSYKLQDTNYQLNLIDTPGHIDFSYEVSRALKAVEGTILLVDATQGVQAQTFSTLEMAEKSGLVIIPVLNKIDMPAARVDVVLKEVMDLLGCDEKDVLKVSAKTGEGVDELIAEIIKRIPAPVHGSESGSRALVFDFEYSNHQGVIVYARVTDGSFKKGDELVLIAGKEKFIAGEVGIFTPERKEISILNEGETGYIVTNIKKPNVAVVGDTVTSFKKPLPPLSGYFKPSPVVWASIYPEGQDDFDDLKQALMKLSLSDSSLEFEEETQGALGRGFRCGFLGMLHLEIVLERLKREFSLDLITASPTISYEVEFVSGKKEIIRSPIFFPETHLIKKVFEPWVNFEIITTSEKVGDIMKLCYEHEALVADTNQFGKERISMNGEMPLRELMRGFFDKLKSVSSGYASISYKIGDMREADVVKLEILVADEPIVAFTKIISRRRVNIEAEEAVEKLHKILPRQLFVIKIQAKALGRIISSRAISAMKKDVTGYLYGGDISRKKKLWEKQKKGKKKKEAFSKVNIPQEVFLKMMKS from the coding sequence ATGGAGACTAAAAATATAAGAAATTTCAGCATTATCGCTCACATTGACCATGGCAAATCAACTCTTGCCGATCGTTTGATAGACAAAACTAACGCTGTTGAAAAAAGGAAAATGAGAGAGCAGGTGCTTGATGTGATGGAGCTTGAGCGCGAGCGCGGTATCACTATAAAAATGCAACCCGTGAGGATGAGCTATAAGTTGCAGGATACAAACTATCAGCTAAATTTGATAGACACTCCCGGGCATATAGATTTCTCTTATGAGGTATCAAGGGCTCTAAAGGCTGTTGAGGGAACGATACTTCTTGTCGATGCTACTCAAGGAGTGCAAGCTCAGACTTTTTCCACTCTTGAGATGGCAGAGAAAAGCGGACTCGTCATTATCCCTGTTTTAAATAAGATAGATATGCCAGCCGCAAGAGTTGATGTTGTGTTGAAAGAAGTGATGGATCTTTTGGGTTGCGATGAAAAGGACGTGCTTAAAGTTTCGGCAAAGACAGGCGAAGGAGTAGATGAACTTATCGCAGAGATAATCAAACGTATTCCTGCTCCTGTTCACGGTTCTGAATCAGGGTCGCGAGCGCTTGTTTTTGACTTTGAATATTCCAATCATCAGGGCGTTATTGTGTATGCCAGAGTAACTGACGGCTCATTTAAGAAGGGCGATGAGCTCGTTTTGATTGCCGGTAAAGAAAAATTTATTGCCGGAGAGGTTGGCATCTTTACTCCAGAGAGGAAAGAAATTTCCATTTTAAACGAGGGCGAGACTGGTTATATCGTTACAAATATAAAAAAGCCGAATGTTGCCGTAGTCGGCGATACGGTTACTTCTTTTAAGAAGCCTCTTCCTCCTCTTTCCGGATATTTCAAGCCGAGCCCCGTTGTCTGGGCAAGTATTTATCCTGAAGGGCAAGATGATTTTGACGATTTAAAACAGGCTCTTATGAAGCTAAGCCTTTCTGATTCATCGCTTGAGTTTGAGGAAGAGACTCAGGGGGCGCTTGGGAGAGGATTTCGCTGCGGTTTTTTGGGAATGCTTCACTTGGAGATAGTGCTTGAGCGCCTAAAGAGAGAATTTTCTTTGGATCTTATAACCGCTTCGCCTACTATTTCTTATGAAGTGGAATTTGTTTCCGGCAAGAAAGAGATTATTCGTTCACCTATTTTTTTTCCGGAAACGCATTTAATTAAAAAAGTTTTTGAGCCGTGGGTTAATTTTGAGATTATTACCACCTCGGAAAAAGTGGGAGATATTATGAAGCTTTGTTACGAGCATGAGGCTCTGGTTGCAGACACAAATCAGTTTGGAAAAGAAAGGATTTCAATGAATGGAGAGATGCCTCTTCGCGAACTTATGAGAGGTTTTTTTGATAAGCTTAAGAGCGTATCTTCGGGGTATGCGTCTATCTCTTATAAAATAGGCGATATGAGGGAGGCTGATGTGGTGAAACTTGAGATACTTGTGGCCGATGAGCCGATTGTCGCCTTTACTAAAATAATATCAAGAAGGAGAGTAAACATAGAGGCAGAAGAAGCTGTTGAGAAACTGCATAAAATCTTGCCTAGGCAACTTTTTGTCATTAAAATCCAGGCCAAAGCGCTTGGCAGGATAATCTCTTCTCGGGCAATATCCGCGATGAAGAAAGATGTTACCGGATATCTTTACGGAGGAGATATCTCCAGGAAAAAGAAGTTATGGGAAAAACAGAAAAAAGGCAAGAAAAAAAAAGAGGCTTTTTCTAAGGTAAACATTCCTCAAGAAGTTTTCTTAAAGATGATGAAAAGTTAG
- a CDS encoding septum formation initiator family protein: MREFQQRRILRRLMYSNVSIFFLLVIFIFFIFSIADVYNKSREAIKKNEEVSSELNDIKSKKDYFEAEIDRLNTNAGIEDELRDKFQIAKPGERVIIIVDDKKDDSEDATPRKSLNWFWNIFGR; the protein is encoded by the coding sequence ATGAGAGAATTTCAACAAAGGAGAATATTGCGGCGCTTGATGTATTCTAATGTTTCCATCTTTTTTTTATTGGTGATTTTTATATTTTTTATTTTTTCTATCGCAGATGTTTATAATAAGAGCAGGGAGGCGATTAAGAAGAATGAAGAAGTCAGTAGTGAGTTAAATGATATAAAGTCAAAGAAGGATTATTTTGAAGCGGAGATAGATCGTCTTAATACTAATGCCGGTATTGAAGATGAGCTTCGTGATAAATTTCAGATAGCCAAACCGGGCGAGAGGGTGATCATTATCGTTGATGACAAGAAAGATGACAGTGAAGACGCCACTCCGAGAAAAAGCTTAAATTGGTTTTGGAATATTTTTGGCCGATAA
- the secE gene encoding preprotein translocase subunit SecE, whose amino-acid sequence MKLTDYLRDTKGELKHVKWPSKKDTVRFTIVVIAISIFVALYLGFFDFIFGYIIDKLII is encoded by the coding sequence ATGAAATTAACGGATTATTTAAGAGATACTAAAGGAGAATTAAAGCATGTTAAATGGCCTTCCAAGAAGGATACTGTTCGGTTTACCATTGTTGTGATAGCGATATCAATTTTTGTCGCGCTTTATCTGGGTTTCTTTGATTTTATCTTCGGTTATATCATAGATAAATTGATTATTTAA